From a single Apium graveolens cultivar Ventura chromosome 2, ASM990537v1, whole genome shotgun sequence genomic region:
- the LOC141707553 gene encoding ubiquitin carboxyl-terminal hydrolase 5: MKKSTSNLSPEKERLAIRDISIANEPFTKEGDVFYLLTHKWWHTWLNYVNQSEAAVENNGFSDFKRPSGINNYDLINRVTSKDSGLCAELRDGLVEGTDYVLLPKAVWNQIHTWYGGGPPLARRVISSGLSKTELTVEVYPLRLQLHLIPRGDQSSIRISKKETVGELHRKACEIYGLTTEQTCIWDYFGHRKHALMNDLDKSLEDVNIQMNQDILVEVIDSSGGIRSIQENGSGSNELTVFVDPSKASLSITGGLSKGYSRNSNSALSQFQNQATPREVEKTHGQTGVSTRGSSGGLTGLHNLGNTCFMNSAIQCLVHTPQFAKYFLEDYHQEINWHNPLGMVGELAVAFGDLLRKLWAPGRNSVAPRPFKAKLARFAPQFSGYNQHDSQELLAFLLDGLHEDLNRVKHKPYLNSRDADGRPDEEVADEYWSNHIARNNSIIVDVCQGQYKSTLVCPACDKMSVTFDPFMYLSLPLQSTSTRTMTVTVFTCDGSALPAACTVNVPKQGRCRDLIQALSNSCLLKHNEKLLLAEIRNHLINRFLEEPLMSLSSIKDDDHLAAYKFPKFGKNFKFLQLIHRREEQDSGISQQNIEWKPYGTPLVSPILCDDTVTSGDIQSVVHTLLSRMLKTENLGHPDMSNPSATASDPHPAVNNSTGASSDCILADVKQESGNAEVTTFKKLPLQLVDENNACINLSIGEEKAFKIPSSSRSILVFVDWSCKLLHNYDTSCLENLPDVKNGAVTKKTRNEPLSLYTCLEAFLREEPLVPEDMWYCPQCKERRQASKKLDLWRLPEVLVIHLKRFSYSRSMKHKLETFVNFPIHDFDLTNYVANKRNSRQQLYELYALTNHYGGMGSGHYTAHIKIPEENRWYNFDDTHITAINEDEVRSGAAYVLFYRRVKTDTTCASNGAQPSAGHNNLSSQK, encoded by the exons ATGAAGAAGAGCACGTCTAATTTATCGCCGGAAAAAGAAAGGCTTGCTATCAGAGACATCTCTATCGCCAACGAACCTTTCACTAAAGAAGGCGATGTGTTCTATCTTCTCACTCACAA ATGGTGGCATACCTGGTTGAATTACGTGAACCAAAGTGAGGCAGCTGTGGAAAATAATGGATTTTCGGATTTTAAGAGGCCTAGTGGTATTAATAATTATGATTTAATTAATCGTGTAACTTCAAAAGATTCTGGTTTATGTGCTGAGCTCCGTGATGGGTTAGTAGAAGGCACTGACTATGTACTGCTTCCGAAAGCGGTTTGGAATCAAATACATACGTG GTATGGAGGGGGTCCTCCCTTGGCACGTAGAGTCATAAGTTCTGGTCTATCTAAAACTGAATTGACTGTGGAGGTATATCCTCTGCGATTGCAGTTGCATTTGATCCCAAGAGGAGATCAGTCCTCTATTAGAATAAGCAAAAAG GAAACAGTTGGTGAACTTCACAGAAAAGCATGTGAGATATATGGTCTTACGACTGAGCAA ACATGCATCTGGGACTACTTTGGCCATCGTAAGCATGCTTTGATGAATGACTTGGACAAATCTCTTGAGGATGTCAACATACAAATGAATCAGGAT ATTCTAGTTGAGGTCATTGACAGTAGTGGTGGCATAAGATCTATTCAGGAAAATGGATCGGGGAGTAATGAATTAACTGTGTTTGTAGACCCTTCAAAAGCAAGTTTATCAATTACTGGAGGTTTGAGCAAGGGTTACTCCAGGAACTCTAATTCGGCATTATCACAGTTTCAGAATCAAGCTACCCCTAGAGAAGTGGAGAAGACACATGGGCAAACTGGTGTTAGTACAAGGGGCTCTTCTGGGGGCCTTACTGGGTTGCATAATCTTGGAAATACGTGCTTTATGAACAGTGCAATACAATGCCTTGTTCATACACCACAGTTCGCTAAATATTTTCTTGAAGATTACCATCAAGAAATAAACTGGCATAACCCTCTAGGCATGGTT GGTGAGCTAGCTGTAGCCTTTGGGGACTTACTTCGCAAACTCTGGGCACCAGGACGGAATTCTGTTGCTCCTCGTCCATTTAAGGCAAAGCTTGCTCGCTTTGCCCCACAATTTAGTGGATATAATCAGCACGATTCTCAG GAACTCCTAGCTTTTCTTCTGGATGGGCTTCATGAAGATTTAAACCGTGTTAAACACAAACCTTACCTAAATTCTAGAGATGCGGATGGTCGACCTGATGAAGAAGTTGCTGATGAGTATTGGTCAAATCACATTGCTCGTAATAATTCCATAATTGTGGATGTTTGCCAA GGCCAGTACAAGTCAACATTAGTTTGCCCTGCTTGTGATAAAATGTCCGTTACATTTGATCCCTTTATGTATCTTTCCCTGCCTCTCCAATCCACCTCCACACGGACTATGACGGTGACAGTTTTCACTTGTGATGGAAGTGCACTACCAGCTGCTTGCACGGTCAATGTTCCAAAGCAGGGTCGCTGCAGGGATTTAATCCAGGCACTTAGCAATTCTTGTTTGTTAAAACATAATGAGAAGCTTTTACTTGCAGAG ATAAGGAACCACCTGATTAACCGCTTTCTGGAGGAGCCTTTAATGTCATTGTCTTCCATCAAAGACGACGACCATTTAGCAGCTTACAAGTTTCCAAAGTTCGGGAAAAATTTTAAATTTCTTCAACTGATACACCGCCGGGAAGAACA GGATTCTGGCATCTCCCAGCAAAATATTGAGTGGAAGCCTTACGGGACACCTCTTGTTTCACCAATTTTGTGCGATGATACAGTAACAAGTGGCGACATACAGTCTGTAGTTCATACATTACTGTCTCGTATGCTAAAAACTGAGAATCTGGGGCATCCTGATATGTCGAACCCATCAGCAACAGCATCAGATCCGCATCCAGCTGTCAACAATTCTACTGGAGCTAGTTCTGATTGCATCTTAGCTGATGTAAAACAGGAAAGTGGCAATGCTGAGGTGACCACTTTTAAAAAACTTCCTTTGCAACTGGTTGATGAGAACAATGCATGTATTAATCTGTCAATTGGAGAAGAGAAAGCCTTTAAAATTCCCTCATCTTCGAGATCAATACTTGTTTTTGTCGATTGGTCTTGCAAGCTTTTGCATAACTACGATACCAGTTGCCTGGAAAACTTGCCAGATGTCAAGAACGGTGCTGTGACTAAAAAAACTCGCAATGAGCCTCTTTCCCTGTATACTTGCCTGGAAGCTTTTCTGCGTGAAGAGCCTTTGGTACCAGAAGACATGTG GTACTGTCCACAGTGCAAAGAGCGAAGGCAAGCAAGTAAAAAGCTTGATCTTTGGAGGCTTCCTGAAGTGCTTGTCATCCATCTTAAGAGATTTTCATATAGTAGATCAATGAAACATAAGTTGGAGACCTTTGTGAACTTCCCCATACATGATTTTGACTTGACAAATTATGTTGCCAACAAAAGGAATTCTAGACAACAACTGTATGAATTGTATGCCTTAACAAATCACTATGGTGGCATGGGAAGTGGTCACTACACTGCACATATTAAG ATCCCTGAGGAAAATAGGTGGTACAACTTTGATGACACCCACATAACAGCCATCAATGAGGACGAAGTACGTTCCGGTGCAGCATATGTCCTTTTCTACAGGAGGGTGAAAACTGATACTACATGTGCTAGCAATGGAGCACAACCTTCTGCTGGTCACAACAATTTATCCTCTCAAAAGTAG